In Actinomycetota bacterium, a genomic segment contains:
- a CDS encoding cellulase family glycosylhydrolase, whose protein sequence is MRAGTVALAALGIALLLPQAASAAPTPVKDNGVNLNIPWAIGGLRIERDGTKRVHPGEWPTVPVASVRIWDARTAWLNIEPANDQWDFTRLDAFVEKAEAKGVKNILMTLGGTPMWAAKQQKATDAPWLGKGSASPPKRWADWAEFVQKVAQRYQGRIHGYEIWNEPNSLTYWSGSNEEWSELTGIASREIAKADPEAQIVIGAFATSPTKTLNKIAPMLDALKPQEATATPTAISIHWYPTRKNLPAGVSAIATQVRQAAEKAGIKNLPLWITEMNLRDGASLSAKNQQAAMQSMTDSASAGGIQRSWWYAWTDLGPNNLIQIYEGTPAARWLRSIA, encoded by the coding sequence ATGCGAGCCGGAACTGTTGCGCTTGCAGCACTTGGGATAGCGCTGCTACTGCCCCAAGCTGCCAGCGCAGCACCAACTCCCGTCAAAGACAACGGTGTAAATCTCAACATCCCTTGGGCCATCGGCGGCCTGAGAATTGAACGCGACGGAACAAAGCGCGTCCACCCAGGTGAATGGCCAACCGTGCCCGTCGCCTCAGTGAGAATCTGGGATGCGCGAACCGCTTGGCTCAACATCGAGCCGGCAAATGACCAATGGGATTTCACCAGGCTTGATGCCTTCGTCGAAAAGGCCGAGGCCAAAGGGGTCAAGAACATCCTGATGACCCTCGGTGGCACACCGATGTGGGCGGCAAAGCAGCAGAAAGCAACGGACGCACCTTGGCTCGGAAAGGGCTCAGCGAGCCCTCCCAAGCGCTGGGCCGACTGGGCGGAGTTCGTACAAAAAGTCGCGCAGCGCTACCAAGGAAGAATCCACGGCTATGAGATCTGGAACGAGCCGAACTCCCTGACCTACTGGAGTGGAAGCAACGAGGAATGGTCTGAGCTGACAGGCATTGCCAGCAGAGAAATCGCCAAAGCTGACCCCGAAGCACAGATTGTGATCGGAGCATTCGCAACAAGCCCGACCAAGACTCTCAACAAGATCGCGCCGATGCTCGACGCATTGAAGCCGCAGGAAGCAACCGCAACCCCAACAGCCATCAGCATCCACTGGTATCCAACGCGCAAGAATCTCCCGGCCGGGGTGAGCGCGATCGCTACCCAAGTAAGGCAAGCCGCAGAGAAAGCCGGTATCAAGAACCTGCCGCTGTGGATCACTGAGATGAATCTCAGAGACGGTGCGAGTCTGAGCGCAAAGAATCAACAGGCTGCAATGCAGTCAATGACCGACAGTGCAAGTGCAGGAGGCATTCAACGAAGCTGGTGGTACGCGTGGACTGATCTTGGACCAAACAACCTGATTCAGATCTACGAAGGCACGCCAGCGGCGCGCTGGTTGAGATCCATCGCCTGA